A genome region from Hymenobacter tibetensis includes the following:
- a CDS encoding PaaI family thioesterase translates to MNPPSTPTTSPQADDSLEARIRRKLTRQHFMHLIGANLTRIEPGRVEAELVLGQQHQQQKGFVHGGLTATMADLAAGFAAVTLVPDDTGVVTVELKTSYLHPGVGQKLRAVGWVLKAGRRLHFCEAEVWCDDLLIAKATATMAVVEPQG, encoded by the coding sequence ATGAACCCACCCTCTACGCCAACCACCTCCCCCCAAGCCGACGACTCGCTCGAGGCCCGCATCCGCCGCAAGCTTACACGACAGCACTTTATGCACCTGATTGGTGCAAACCTCACCCGTATCGAGCCTGGCCGCGTGGAGGCAGAACTAGTGCTGGGGCAGCAGCATCAGCAGCAAAAGGGATTTGTGCATGGCGGCCTTACCGCCACCATGGCCGACCTAGCGGCGGGCTTTGCGGCCGTCACGCTCGTGCCCGACGACACTGGAGTAGTGACCGTTGAGTTGAAAACTAGCTACCTGCACCCTGGCGTCGGCCAGAAGCTACGCGCCGTAGGCTGGGTGCTGAAAGCCGGCCGCCGCTTACATTTCTGCGAGGCCGAAGTATGGTGCGACGACCTGCTGATTGCCAAAGCCACTGCCACCATGGCGGTAGTAGAGCCGCAAGGCTAA
- a CDS encoding DUF423 domain-containing protein — translation MTARIILQLAALLGALGVGIGAFGAHGLRPMLEASGRFDTFETAVRYQFYHALGLLAVGILLHARPELRLLSTTAWLWLGGMLLFSGSLYLLCFTGITKLGAVAPIGGLLLIAGWITLLLAARQV, via the coding sequence ATGACTGCACGAATCATATTGCAGCTTGCCGCCTTGCTCGGCGCCCTAGGCGTAGGCATTGGGGCATTTGGCGCGCACGGCCTGCGTCCCATGCTGGAGGCCTCCGGACGTTTCGACACCTTCGAAACTGCTGTTCGGTATCAGTTTTATCATGCCTTGGGCTTGCTGGCGGTTGGCATTCTATTGCACGCTCGTCCGGAGCTGCGGCTGCTCAGCACTACCGCCTGGTTGTGGTTGGGTGGTATGCTCCTGTTCAGCGGCTCGCTTTACCTGTTGTGCTTCACGGGTATCACCAAGTTAGGCGCCGTGGCTCCTATTGGTGGCCTGCTGCTCATTGCCGGCTGGATTACCCTGTTGCTCGCAGCCCGGCAGGTATAA
- a CDS encoding vWA domain-containing protein, translating to MQLWQQFLGQMVDSLRYATLASYAWEMPRLLFLIAGIPLLFLGRWLLVYRRRSKLGVAFVHGQVRRDWTAVLRFIPDVVLALSMAFGIVALARPQRTDERVVQSGEGIDIVLVLDVSGSMELGDLRPNRLEAAKRMAHEFVDGRSGDRLGLVVFAGDAYSLAPLTTDYELLRESIDGLKLGMIANDGTAIGTALGVATNRLRDSRSRTRVCILLSDGENTAGSLDPLTAARLAHAYGMKIYTIGLGQDGVVPFGTDGLGRTNYVNTRLDETTMREIAAAGEGQFFRATDNAALRQVFKRINRYEKSEIKQTRFRNTRDYYRIYLFWCVGLWLLWLGLKNTFLTNALED from the coding sequence ATGCAGCTTTGGCAACAGTTTCTCGGTCAGATGGTGGATAGCTTGCGCTATGCCACGCTGGCTAGCTATGCCTGGGAAATGCCGCGGCTGTTGTTTTTAATTGCCGGAATTCCACTGCTGTTCCTAGGCCGCTGGCTGCTGGTATATCGCCGGCGCAGCAAGTTGGGCGTGGCGTTTGTGCACGGCCAGGTACGCCGCGACTGGACCGCGGTGCTCCGCTTTATCCCCGACGTTGTGCTGGCTTTAAGCATGGCGTTTGGCATTGTGGCGTTGGCCCGACCGCAGCGCACGGATGAGCGGGTAGTGCAATCAGGTGAAGGCATTGACATTGTGCTGGTCCTTGACGTGTCAGGGTCAATGGAGTTGGGCGACTTGCGCCCGAACCGCCTAGAGGCTGCGAAGCGCATGGCCCACGAGTTTGTGGATGGCCGCTCAGGCGACCGGCTTGGGTTGGTGGTTTTTGCCGGTGATGCCTATTCCCTTGCCCCCCTCACCACCGATTACGAGTTGCTGCGCGAAAGTATTGATGGCTTGAAGCTGGGCATGATTGCCAACGACGGCACCGCCATTGGCACCGCCTTGGGCGTGGCAACCAACCGCCTACGCGACTCACGCAGCCGCACCCGCGTGTGCATTCTGCTCTCCGACGGCGAAAATACGGCCGGTAGCCTCGACCCGCTGACGGCCGCCAGGCTGGCGCACGCCTACGGCATGAAAATCTACACCATTGGGCTGGGTCAGGATGGCGTAGTTCCCTTCGGTACTGATGGCTTGGGCCGCACCAATTACGTGAACACCCGCCTCGATGAAACCACCATGCGCGAAATTGCGGCGGCGGGCGAAGGCCAGTTTTTTCGGGCCACTGACAACGCCGCGCTACGTCAGGTTTTCAAGCGCATCAACCGTTACGAAAAATCGGAAATCAAGCAGACCCGTTTCCGCAACACCCGGGACTATTACCGAATCTATTTGTTTTGGTGTGTGGGCCTATGGCTGCTTTGGCTAGGCCTGAAAAACACCTTCCTCACCAATGCCCTAGAGGACTAA
- a CDS encoding ATP-dependent DNA helicase yields MLSLRTPSVRDHFPYEPTQDQATLFQKLDVFLKDDLPGRKAFVLRGYAGTGKTTVVSALVQWLHKLGRKYVLMAPTGRAAKVMSAYAGVAASTIHKKIYRQTSGSPSQSLSFQRQPNRAQDTLFIVDEASMISDEKAFGEHGLLDDLMNYVFEKTSNRLLLIGDTAQLPPVGQLLSPALDPELLRHRFRATVDGVELRQVMRQAEASGILMNATVLREELRQEEPNIQFVTRGYPDLFQMGGDKLEDGLRWAYKNFGHENTTIICRSNKNANQYNQMIRRVLFEAEDEIESGDYLMVVRNNYFWLPKDSEMGFLANGDFVQVVKIIRRTEEFGFRFADARVRLVDYPDEPDMEIKLLLDTLHTESPALPADRSKELYEAVGKDYDHLTTKRDKSAALRKDPFLNALQVKFAYALTCHKAQGGQWQAVFVDHGFLKEDMVNSEFARWLYTAVTRASEKLFLLNFNQKLLAEKPEV; encoded by the coding sequence ATGCTTTCTCTCCGTACCCCCTCCGTCCGCGACCATTTTCCTTACGAGCCAACTCAAGACCAGGCCACGCTTTTTCAAAAGCTGGATGTGTTTCTGAAAGATGATCTGCCTGGCCGCAAAGCATTTGTGCTACGCGGCTATGCTGGTACCGGTAAAACCACCGTAGTCAGTGCCCTAGTGCAGTGGCTGCACAAGCTGGGCCGCAAGTACGTGCTGATGGCGCCCACCGGCCGCGCGGCCAAAGTAATGAGCGCCTACGCAGGCGTGGCAGCCAGCACCATCCACAAGAAAATCTACCGCCAAACCAGCGGCTCGCCTAGCCAGAGCCTTTCGTTTCAGCGTCAGCCCAACCGTGCCCAAGACACGCTCTTCATCGTGGATGAGGCCTCGATGATTTCCGACGAAAAGGCCTTCGGAGAACATGGCTTGCTCGATGACTTAATGAACTACGTGTTCGAGAAGACTTCGAACCGGCTGCTGCTCATCGGCGACACCGCCCAGCTGCCGCCAGTAGGCCAGCTGCTCAGCCCTGCCCTCGACCCCGAACTGCTGCGCCACCGTTTCCGGGCCACCGTGGATGGCGTGGAGTTGCGCCAGGTAATGCGCCAGGCCGAAGCGTCGGGTATCCTAATGAATGCTACGGTGCTGCGCGAAGAACTGCGCCAGGAAGAGCCTAACATCCAGTTTGTAACGCGTGGCTACCCTGACCTGTTTCAGATGGGCGGCGACAAGCTGGAAGACGGCTTGCGCTGGGCCTACAAAAACTTCGGGCACGAGAATACCACCATCATTTGCCGCTCCAATAAGAACGCCAATCAGTATAACCAGATGATTCGGCGGGTGCTGTTCGAGGCGGAGGACGAAATAGAGTCGGGCGACTATCTGATGGTGGTGCGCAACAACTATTTCTGGCTGCCCAAAGATTCGGAAATGGGCTTCCTAGCCAACGGTGACTTTGTGCAGGTGGTAAAAATCATCCGGCGTACTGAGGAGTTTGGCTTTCGGTTCGCCGATGCCCGCGTGCGGCTCGTGGACTACCCCGACGAGCCGGATATGGAAATCAAGCTGCTGCTGGATACCCTGCATACCGAAAGCCCCGCCTTGCCCGCCGACCGAAGCAAAGAGCTGTACGAAGCCGTAGGCAAAGACTACGACCACTTAACCACCAAACGTGACAAAAGTGCCGCTCTGCGTAAAGACCCTTTCCTGAACGCGTTGCAAGTGAAATTTGCCTACGCCCTCACCTGCCACAAAGCGCAGGGCGGACAGTGGCAAGCGGTATTCGTGGATCATGGTTTCCTGAAGGAAGATATGGTGAACTCGGAATTTGCGCGCTGGCTGTACACGGCTGTCACGCGGGCATCGGAAAAGCTGTTCTTGCTGAATTTCAATCAGAAGCTACTAGCCGAGAAGCCGGAGGTCTAG
- a CDS encoding DUF4136 domain-containing protein, whose amino-acid sequence MKKLVFALLLTVMVAFASAAQTREIYTNNNFRTLAQSHKMLAIMPFAVKLQLRPKEVEKNGGAEGVAKLEEREGLDVQQALHSYFLKQKESNDLTVEVQDPARTNALLAQAGLTASQLATKTPEQLAQLLGVDGIISGSFSSTQPMSNGAAVAMNLVVGMSAPTNTGKLVINIHDGKAGELLWKYDKSLSRGFGSDTNTIVTTIMRKASRQFPYSKEFKG is encoded by the coding sequence ATGAAAAAACTAGTATTCGCCCTGCTCCTGACCGTGATGGTTGCCTTCGCTTCAGCAGCTCAAACACGGGAAATCTACACCAACAACAACTTCCGCACACTGGCGCAAAGCCACAAGATGTTAGCCATTATGCCTTTCGCAGTGAAGCTGCAACTGCGCCCGAAGGAGGTAGAGAAAAATGGCGGCGCAGAAGGAGTGGCCAAACTGGAAGAGCGTGAAGGACTCGACGTGCAACAAGCGCTGCATTCTTACTTCCTAAAACAGAAAGAGTCCAATGATCTGACGGTGGAAGTGCAAGACCCCGCCCGCACCAACGCGTTGCTGGCTCAGGCTGGCCTCACGGCTAGTCAACTCGCCACCAAAACGCCTGAGCAACTGGCGCAGCTGTTAGGTGTGGATGGTATCATTTCGGGCAGCTTTTCCAGCACTCAGCCCATGTCGAACGGAGCAGCTGTTGCCATGAACTTGGTGGTAGGCATGAGCGCACCAACCAACACCGGTAAGCTGGTAATCAACATCCACGACGGTAAAGCGGGTGAGCTGCTCTGGAAGTATGACAAGAGCCTCTCCAGAGGCTTTGGCAGCGACACCAACACCATCGTAACGACGATCATGCGCAAGGCATCCCGTCAGTTTCCATATTCCAAAGAATTCAAAGGTTAA
- a CDS encoding MATE family efflux transporter has product MSLTALRPHLKPTLLLAYPVVLSQLGHVLVNVCDSVMVGQTGKVPLAAVSLGVSVNTVVMVLGLGLSMGITPLVAAADGQRDVRQLGRLLSTGVWLCALAGIVLGAAGLLIAPLLGHLRQPAEVVRLAAPWVRVLFLSLLPLMVFQGFKQFAEGLGLTRQAMYLSILANLINAGLCYTFIFGHFGAPALGMMGSAWATLIARILMAVLMGAYVLRAARLQPYREAVHSWLRPDKATLRRLIGLGSPIGVQMMFEMGAFSFSAIMIGWVGATALAAHQIAINVASVTYMAASGIAAAATIRVGNLRGVGDAYGARQAGLAAYLLAFLFMSSMGLLLVATRHFVPHFYNHDPTVVAQAATLLLIAAAFQVSDGLQVVGLGALRGLEDVKVPSVVALLAYWVVALPLGYGLGFGLKMGNIGVWLGLLLGLTLVAGVLLWRFRQHSAVSVPPPAVLASH; this is encoded by the coding sequence ATGTCGCTTACCGCCCTCCGCCCCCACCTCAAACCCACCCTCTTATTGGCTTATCCGGTTGTACTCAGCCAGCTGGGGCACGTACTGGTTAACGTCTGCGACTCCGTGATGGTGGGCCAGACGGGCAAGGTTCCGCTGGCCGCTGTTAGTTTGGGTGTGAGCGTGAATACGGTGGTAATGGTGCTAGGGCTCGGCCTATCTATGGGTATCACGCCGCTGGTGGCTGCCGCCGATGGGCAGCGCGACGTGCGGCAACTTGGACGCCTCCTGAGCACTGGCGTTTGGCTGTGCGCTTTGGCAGGCATTGTGCTGGGCGCAGCCGGGCTGCTGATTGCCCCCCTACTTGGGCATTTGCGCCAACCCGCCGAAGTGGTGCGCTTGGCTGCTCCTTGGGTGCGCGTGCTGTTTTTGTCGTTGCTGCCGCTGATGGTATTTCAGGGATTCAAACAGTTCGCCGAGGGCCTGGGCCTGACCCGGCAAGCCATGTACTTGTCGATACTGGCCAACCTGATCAACGCGGGCTTGTGCTACACCTTTATCTTCGGGCATTTTGGGGCCCCAGCCCTGGGCATGATGGGCTCGGCCTGGGCTACTCTTATTGCCCGTATCCTAATGGCTGTACTCATGGGGGCCTACGTGCTACGAGCAGCCCGCTTGCAGCCGTATCGGGAGGCCGTGCACTCCTGGCTTCGCCCCGACAAGGCCACGTTGCGCCGGCTAATTGGGTTGGGCTCACCTATTGGAGTGCAGATGATGTTTGAAATGGGGGCCTTCAGTTTCTCGGCTATTATGATTGGCTGGGTGGGCGCCACGGCTTTGGCAGCGCATCAAATTGCTATCAACGTCGCGTCTGTAACCTACATGGCCGCCAGCGGTATTGCGGCGGCGGCCACCATTCGGGTCGGCAATTTGCGCGGAGTAGGCGACGCCTATGGCGCACGCCAAGCGGGCTTGGCAGCGTATCTGTTGGCTTTCTTGTTTATGTCTTCTATGGGGCTGCTGCTGGTAGCTACCCGTCACTTCGTACCCCACTTCTACAACCACGACCCCACCGTAGTGGCGCAGGCCGCTACCCTGCTGCTGATAGCGGCAGCTTTCCAGGTGTCGGATGGGCTGCAAGTGGTAGGGCTAGGGGCCTTGCGGGGCCTTGAAGACGTGAAAGTGCCGTCGGTAGTGGCCCTGCTGGCGTACTGGGTGGTGGCTCTACCGCTGGGCTATGGCTTGGGCTTCGGGCTGAAAATGGGCAACATTGGCGTTTGGTTGGGCTTGCTGCTCGGCCTCACGCTGGTAGCGGGCGTGCTCCTGTGGCGCTTCCGGCAGCATAGCGCCGTGTCCGTCCCACCGCCTGCTGTACTAGCTAGCCACTAA
- a CDS encoding tRNA-binding protein, which yields MSSTITWADFERVDLRVGTILEAREFPEARRPAYQLLIDLGPEIGIKRSSAQITRHYLPADLLGRQVLCVVNFPPKQIGKFMSEVLVTGAADAQGDIVLAALAGPVPNGSRLV from the coding sequence ATGTCTTCTACCATCACCTGGGCTGATTTCGAGCGAGTTGACTTACGCGTAGGCACTATTCTGGAAGCACGGGAATTTCCGGAGGCGCGCAGACCGGCTTATCAATTGCTCATTGACCTTGGCCCCGAAATAGGCATAAAACGGTCGAGCGCCCAGATTACGCGCCACTATTTGCCCGCCGACCTGCTCGGACGACAAGTGTTGTGCGTGGTCAACTTCCCTCCCAAGCAAATCGGCAAGTTCATGTCGGAGGTACTAGTGACGGGTGCCGCCGATGCCCAAGGTGATATAGTGCTGGCGGCGTTGGCAGGTCCGGTTCCTAATGGCAGCCGCTTGGTGTAA
- a CDS encoding pyridoxal phosphate-dependent aminotransferase, protein MPLISLASGYGNFLPPPEVISQVAHLLHAGRFPVSPVEGLPALREAIAATYQHPEGPPVTPANVVVTPGTKAALFALLRAVLRPGDEVLLPTPNWFGFWELIERAGGTVRELPLHAADGYSLSAEVLQAALTPRTRLFLFTNPNNPTGRIYQRSEVEALLTVTRQHPQLFVLADEIYDGMCFEPVPVPTLLSFPDPHNQHLVVNGFSKSLALIGWNTGYLVAPPTIARACALQQFATGGAVAVPSQLAAQVATESKATITATLRQQLLANRQRLLDFLSSLPGALPHLPGGTYYAFPDLRAFMAPHLAPVEASAQVVARLQAAGVGVLDGSTCGAPGFARLSYAVPVTELREALSKLATVLQ, encoded by the coding sequence ATGCCACTGATCAGCCTTGCCTCTGGATATGGCAACTTCCTGCCACCACCCGAAGTTATTTCTCAGGTAGCACACCTGCTGCATGCGGGCCGCTTTCCGGTTAGTCCGGTGGAAGGGCTGCCAGCGCTGCGGGAGGCCATAGCAGCCACCTACCAGCATCCGGAAGGCCCGCCCGTAACGCCAGCCAACGTGGTCGTTACGCCCGGTACCAAAGCAGCCTTATTTGCTTTGCTCCGAGCAGTGCTTCGCCCCGGCGACGAAGTGCTGCTCCCTACTCCGAATTGGTTTGGCTTCTGGGAGCTAATCGAACGAGCGGGCGGCACCGTCCGTGAGTTGCCGCTGCACGCCGCCGATGGCTATAGCTTGTCTGCGGAGGTTCTACAAGCGGCTCTCACCCCTCGCACGCGGCTCTTCCTTTTCACCAACCCCAACAACCCAACCGGCCGCATCTACCAACGCTCCGAGGTGGAAGCGTTGCTGACCGTCACGCGCCAGCATCCGCAGCTGTTCGTGCTGGCCGATGAAATCTACGACGGCATGTGTTTCGAGCCCGTGCCCGTACCTACGCTGCTCTCCTTCCCTGACCCCCACAACCAGCACCTCGTGGTGAATGGCTTCTCGAAGTCGTTGGCCTTGATTGGCTGGAACACCGGCTACCTCGTGGCGCCCCCGACCATAGCACGAGCGTGCGCACTTCAGCAGTTCGCTACTGGTGGTGCCGTAGCTGTTCCCAGCCAGCTGGCAGCCCAAGTAGCCACCGAGTCCAAAGCCACCATCACGGCTACGCTGCGGCAACAGCTGCTTGCTAACCGGCAGCGCCTTCTCGATTTTCTTTCCTCACTCCCAGGAGCCCTGCCGCATCTTCCGGGTGGCACTTACTACGCCTTTCCTGATTTGCGCGCCTTCATGGCGCCCCACCTAGCGCCTGTTGAGGCATCAGCTCAGGTGGTGGCACGGCTGCAAGCTGCGGGGGTAGGTGTATTAGACGGAAGTACCTGCGGAGCCCCGGGCTTCGCGCGTTTGTCGTATGCAGTACCGGTAACGGAATTGCGGGAGGCCCTCAGCAAGCTCGCTACCGTTCTTCAGTAG
- a CDS encoding DUF58 domain-containing protein, producing the protein MNAPTPTPFQLLVRKLRQVEIRMLKAVDAQLQGNFHSVFKGTGLEFDDVRLYQYGDEVRAIDWAVSSKGHGTFIKTYKEEREQQVLLLFDVSGSQQVGAANRRKLDVGREICGILALAAARQDAQLGILAFSDQKELYMPPGKGVRHAYALIKQLFNLEPKSRQTAVGAGIKQALGLLKRRSIILLISDFIDSAYERELTMLARKHDLVVVQLLDKREREFPPLGIVPLYDQESGRTVWTNTSSASFRARYRATYEQNLSQIGQICRRHRTEYLSIATDADYVPQLIRLFRRRNLRAGRG; encoded by the coding sequence ATGAATGCCCCCACTCCCACTCCTTTTCAGTTGCTCGTGCGGAAGCTTCGGCAGGTGGAAATCCGGATGCTGAAGGCAGTGGATGCGCAATTGCAAGGCAATTTTCATTCCGTCTTTAAGGGAACTGGCCTCGAATTTGACGATGTTCGCCTCTATCAGTACGGCGACGAGGTGCGAGCCATCGACTGGGCGGTGTCCAGCAAAGGACACGGCACGTTCATCAAAACCTACAAGGAAGAGCGTGAGCAGCAAGTATTGCTCCTCTTCGACGTAAGCGGCTCACAGCAGGTAGGTGCTGCCAACCGCCGCAAGCTGGACGTAGGCCGCGAAATTTGCGGCATTCTGGCTCTGGCCGCCGCACGGCAGGATGCACAGCTCGGTATTCTGGCTTTTTCCGACCAAAAAGAGCTGTATATGCCCCCCGGCAAAGGTGTGCGCCATGCCTACGCCCTCATCAAGCAGTTGTTCAACCTAGAGCCGAAGTCGAGACAAACAGCCGTGGGAGCTGGTATCAAACAGGCGTTGGGGCTACTGAAACGGCGCAGTATCATTCTCTTGATTTCCGACTTCATTGACTCCGCATACGAGCGTGAACTCACGATGCTGGCCCGCAAACACGACTTGGTGGTAGTACAGTTGCTCGACAAGCGCGAACGGGAGTTTCCGCCCCTAGGCATTGTGCCGCTTTACGACCAAGAATCGGGGCGCACAGTCTGGACCAACACCTCATCGGCTAGTTTCCGGGCCCGCTACCGCGCCACCTACGAACAGAACCTGTCTCAAATCGGCCAAATCTGCCGTCGGCACCGCACCGAGTACCTTTCCATTGCCACCGATGCCGACTACGTACCGCAGCTTATCCGGCTGTTTCGGCGGCGCAACTTGCGAGCAGGCCGTGGATAA
- a CDS encoding DUF4296 domain-containing protein, which produces MKNLLLRAYSFRISLLLVGVLFGCQRADDTPPPQPLMPREKLVSVLADLHMLEAQVENARLSPDSARALYLQQQKGIFWRREVTDSLFQQSYRYYASHGKDLDDIYGIVLDTLAMRQTKLAPK; this is translated from the coding sequence GTGAAAAACCTGCTTCTTCGTGCTTATTCGTTCAGGATCAGCCTACTGCTGGTCGGGGTGTTGTTCGGCTGCCAACGCGCCGATGATACGCCGCCACCGCAGCCACTTATGCCGCGTGAGAAGTTGGTGAGCGTATTGGCTGACTTGCACATGCTTGAAGCGCAGGTGGAAAACGCTCGGCTTTCCCCAGATTCGGCCCGTGCTTTGTACTTACAGCAGCAGAAGGGAATATTCTGGCGCCGGGAAGTGACGGACTCTTTGTTTCAGCAGAGCTACCGGTACTACGCCAGCCACGGCAAAGACCTCGACGACATCTACGGCATTGTGCTGGATACGCTGGCCATGCGCCAAACCAAACTGGCCCCCAAGTAG
- a CDS encoding DUF922 domain-containing protein gives MTFFSFLLFLLAQTLQNPVQTTPKPAPAKELIDWSAQRPLTWADFKSRPMAVDRLAALTSGTIDVQVGCTDFVFRSTVRAVFIPQESWVRDAAKATPALLRHEQLHFDITELHARMLRQKLSLVKLNCQHLNPAFNNLTKAAFATWQREEGRYDQETNHGLNAVKQKYWEEQVQVRLTQLNAFAL, from the coding sequence ATGACATTTTTCTCGTTTCTCCTATTTCTGCTTGCGCAAACGCTGCAGAACCCAGTTCAAACGACTCCTAAACCAGCTCCCGCTAAAGAACTAATCGACTGGTCGGCGCAAAGGCCGCTCACCTGGGCCGACTTCAAGAGCAGGCCGATGGCCGTTGACCGGCTAGCCGCGCTTACTTCCGGCACTATTGACGTTCAAGTCGGTTGCACCGACTTTGTGTTCCGGTCCACCGTACGAGCCGTTTTTATTCCGCAGGAGTCGTGGGTGCGCGATGCGGCCAAGGCCACTCCTGCCCTTCTACGCCACGAGCAATTGCACTTCGATATCACCGAGCTGCACGCCCGCATGTTGCGCCAGAAGCTTAGCTTGGTGAAGTTGAATTGCCAACACCTCAACCCCGCTTTCAATAACCTCACCAAAGCGGCTTTTGCCACGTGGCAGCGCGAGGAAGGCCGCTACGACCAGGAAACCAACCATGGCCTCAACGCCGTGAAGCAAAAATATTGGGAAGAGCAAGTACAAGTGCGCCTCACGCAACTGAACGCTTTTGCTTTGTAA
- a CDS encoding YggS family pyridoxal phosphate-dependent enzyme: protein MSISDNIHFFESQLAGTTCRLVTVTKTHSVERLQEAYAAGARLFGENKVQEMAAKQPELPTDIEWHLIGHLQTNKVKYIAPFVHTIQSVDSLKLLLEMEKQAAKHNRIIHGLLQFHIAAEDTKTGLSFAEAETILQSDAFKALQHVRLSGVMAIATNTSDEAHLRREFSELRGYFHELKARYFSDNETFREISMGMSSDYQLAIAEGSTLIRVGSAIFGSRN, encoded by the coding sequence ATGTCCATATCCGACAACATCCACTTCTTTGAGAGTCAACTAGCCGGCACCACCTGCCGCTTGGTTACAGTTACGAAAACGCACTCCGTAGAGCGGCTTCAAGAGGCCTATGCTGCCGGCGCCCGGCTTTTTGGCGAAAACAAGGTGCAGGAAATGGCTGCCAAGCAGCCCGAGTTACCCACCGATATTGAGTGGCACCTGATTGGACATCTGCAAACCAACAAGGTCAAGTACATCGCGCCATTCGTGCACACCATCCAGAGCGTAGACAGTTTGAAGCTGCTGCTGGAGATGGAGAAGCAGGCCGCTAAGCACAACCGCATCATCCACGGCTTGCTGCAGTTCCATATTGCCGCCGAGGACACGAAAACCGGGCTTTCATTTGCCGAGGCGGAAACAATTCTGCAATCCGATGCCTTCAAGGCCTTACAACACGTGCGCTTGAGCGGGGTAATGGCCATTGCTACCAATACTTCTGATGAGGCACACTTACGACGTGAGTTCAGCGAATTGCGTGGCTACTTCCATGAATTAAAAGCGCGTTACTTCTCTGACAATGAGACCTTCCGAGAAATTTCCATGGGCATGAGCTCCGATTACCAGTTGGCTATTGCGGAGGGTAGCACGCTCATCCGCGTGGGCAGCGCTATTTTTGGCAGCAGAAACTAA
- a CDS encoding DUF1573 domain-containing protein, translated as MKKAFVLALSLACAGFAAQAQTAAVKPANAQVKPAGPQIQFDEMKYDFGTAKQGEVVKHVFKFKNVGTQPLVISNIGVSCGCTTPEWTKEPVMPGKTGSITANFNTAGKMGMQNKVLTVESNSAAGNAMVSVVGEVKENAAPTVSAEKTESAAAGEKTKMKMDDSKMKAKKKS; from the coding sequence ATGAAAAAAGCATTCGTACTTGCCCTGTCGCTGGCCTGCGCTGGCTTTGCCGCCCAGGCCCAGACGGCCGCCGTTAAGCCTGCTAATGCCCAGGTGAAGCCGGCTGGCCCACAAATCCAGTTCGATGAAATGAAGTACGACTTCGGTACCGCCAAGCAAGGTGAAGTGGTAAAGCACGTCTTCAAATTCAAGAACGTTGGTACGCAGCCGTTGGTGATTTCCAATATCGGTGTAAGCTGCGGCTGCACCACGCCTGAGTGGACCAAAGAACCCGTAATGCCTGGTAAAACTGGCTCTATCACTGCCAACTTCAACACGGCCGGTAAAATGGGCATGCAAAACAAAGTCCTAACCGTTGAGTCGAATTCCGCCGCTGGCAACGCTATGGTGTCGGTAGTAGGAGAAGTGAAGGAAAACGCTGCGCCCACAGTTAGCGCAGAAAAAACCGAATCGGCCGCTGCGGGCGAGAAGACCAAAATGAAGATGGACGACAGCAAGATGAAAGCCAAGAAGAAGTCGTAA